In Stigmatopora argus isolate UIUO_Sarg chromosome 10, RoL_Sarg_1.0, whole genome shotgun sequence, the following proteins share a genomic window:
- the LOC144083180 gene encoding somatostatin-2-like isoform X2, with protein sequence MAKIWKNGAMRSSLLALALASLLCGPAFSSRAAVDPRRAAEAEPWPEPEAEREPSSRSRSPSQEWRERALEDFLADALASDGRPAWAGADLERSAETPNNLPPRERKAGCKNFYWKGFTSC encoded by the exons ATGGCTAAGATCTGGAAAAATGGAG CCATGCGCTCGTCCCTGCTGGCCTTGGCGCTGGCGTCGCTGCTGTGCGGCCCGGCCTTTTCTTCCCGCGCCGCCGTCGACCCGCGCCGGGCGGCCGAGGCGGAACCCTGGCCGGAGCCGGAGGCGGAGCGGGAGCCCTCGTCGCGGTCCAGGTCGCCATCGCAG GAGTGGCGCGAGCGGGCGCTCGAGGATTTCCTGGCCGACGCGTTGGCGTCCGACGGTCGTCCCGCCTGGGCCGGGGCGGATCTGGAGCGCTCGGCGGAGACCCCCAACAACCTGCCCCCGCGCGAGCGGAAGGCCGGATGCAAGAACTTCTACTGGAAAGGCTTCACTTCCTGTTAG
- the LOC144083180 gene encoding uncharacterized protein LOC144083180 isoform X1 — protein MAKIWKNGGKLSLLPLQLFNATVCQGWSGLASGLLGRYLNPLQLAKCSRRRMVWSGPNAAWAIWRAAAVLACGRLNGKLLMKFANPPLFVFPRGANGFWRAAFRRLLARATVRRGEGARPTKGRRCRRQPQTPSGDRHLGRPQTPKEAPSPSSLTQTPTESPSPPSTMRSSLLALALASLLCGPAFSSRAAVDPRRAAEAEPWPEPEAEREPSSRSRSPSQEWRERALEDFLADALASDGRPAWAGADLERSAETPNNLPPRERKAGCKNFYWKGFTSC, from the exons ATGGCTAAGATCTGGAAAAATGGAGGTAAGCTGTCATTGTTGCCGTTGCAACTTTTCAACGCGACAGTCTGCCAAGGGTGGTCCGGGCTTGCCAGTGGATTATTGGGGCGCTACTTGAACCCGCTCCAACTTGCTAAGTGCTCTCGGCGGCGAATGGTTTGGAGCGGGCCAAATGCGGCGTGGGCGATCTGGCGTGCCGCCGCCGTGCTGGCGTGCGGCCGTCTTAATGGAAAATTGCTAATGAAGTTTGCTAATCCACCGCTGTTTGTTTTCCCTCGGGGGGCTAATGGATTTTGGCGGGCCGCATTCCGCCGTCTCCTCGCGCGTGCCACCGTCCGTCGAGGGGAGGGGGCGCGGCCTACAAAAGGCCGGCGTTGCCGCCGCCAGCCCCAAACGCCATCGGGAGACCGTCACCTCGGCCGGCCGCAAACGCCAAAGGAAGCCCCGTCGCCGTCGTCGTTGACGCAAACTCCAACGGAAAGCCCCTCGCCACCATCCA CCATGCGCTCGTCCCTGCTGGCCTTGGCGCTGGCGTCGCTGCTGTGCGGCCCGGCCTTTTCTTCCCGCGCCGCCGTCGACCCGCGCCGGGCGGCCGAGGCGGAACCCTGGCCGGAGCCGGAGGCGGAGCGGGAGCCCTCGTCGCGGTCCAGGTCGCCATCGCAG GAGTGGCGCGAGCGGGCGCTCGAGGATTTCCTGGCCGACGCGTTGGCGTCCGACGGTCGTCCCGCCTGGGCCGGGGCGGATCTGGAGCGCTCGGCGGAGACCCCCAACAACCTGCCCCCGCGCGAGCGGAAGGCCGGATGCAAGAACTTCTACTGGAAAGGCTTCACTTCCTGTTAG